The stretch of DNA GATTGATTTATTGACATAATTGTGggaatgttttaaacaaacagcagttTGTATTTGGGAGAACATTCCAGATATATAAAACGGAATATTTAACAGAAAATAACTACATAAACATATCTCAACATAcattgacattttcttttctattaaGTTCTTACTTGTTTTAAAAGTTATTGCGCTGTCATAATTGCAAGCACGACagcttttttgttgttaaattgtctAAACTTGAGGCTTTTGACCTCACATCCCAACGTTTTCtagtaagtgtagtcctgctgcgACAGATACTCGAGACAGGGAGCAGATTGCAGTGGGTGCGAggtgaaaagcctgaactgtcccgctGCACATGGAGTTATATGGTAATCTTAGGTATTGGTGAAGGCGTGGTTGAGGTTTAGTGTACACTTCCAATTTCCCTTTGCTAAAATAAATCCCTTTGAGAACAAAAACCAGCGGTCCAGAGAAGCTGCTTATCTGCCTTTTGtacgcattaaaaaaatgtgaaacacgCACTCAGTTTACCATTACCATGTCAGGAGGCTACTTTGACACTGCTCAGCAAACAAGTAACCTAACTTTCCAACACCACAAccattgtaaacacacagcaatgtgcaGATGTATTTTAAGATGTTAATTTACAGTCCACTGTGCCAGCCAGTATTTTAGAGTCATACTGATCATGCCTCTTTCAACTGATCAACTCTTACACATGTGGTACATCCGAGTAACTATTTAGAAAACTATTCATAACTTCCAGTTACCCAACCCAGCAAAACCAGccgacaaattaaaataaacgagGAACAAACAACACTTTGTACAAGTCATTCATTTATTCTTTACAGATTGCTTCAATGCAGCCAGCCTTCATATCCTGGCATCACCTTCAATCAAACTCCTCGCGTCGGCTTCGCTTCACTGCAGTGTGCATTTTCTTTTGCTGCAGGCGTTCTCGGTTCATTTTGTCCatcctgaaaagagaaacaatgTTAATTTGCTCTGGAGGCAAATTGTAAGGTTACGGCATCTCTGAtcaaatagtttgtaaacatgaagacaACTGGATATGGGAAAATGAGCATGAAGCTAATATCTGTTATCATCCAAAATCCAAGAAGTGACGCCAATATCACAACCCTCTTAGAGCAGAGTGCGGTTAGATTGTTTGCTACGGGAAGGATCAGCATCTGAAATAGTATAATTGAGGGCTAGTGCATTGCTGTGTCGTGGTACAAGGTAATGATCCCAGTTTTAAATGAGCTCTTGGCAGCCCTGATCAGATCCTGGTGTCACAGGAAGATTACCTGTAGCGTCGGAGAGCCACGTCTTCTTGGGAAGGCTGCCTGTGTTTCACGCTGGCAGCAGCGATCATGTCTCGGATCTTCTGCAAACAGTCAGACAGATTGCGCATCTGGTACCGGCTCACTTCCGAGGTGACGATCAGCTCCCCACTTCTGTTTATTCGGTTTGTATGCtgagatgcaaaataaatcaataaaaacataactaaCAGGGTTTTAACAGCCAGTTCTGAGGCCTGACCTATTACATGTAGTGCTCAAAACAGTAGAACATATTAAAGTCcctgatatttatttacttacaaaaaaaaagtatacacacCTCCTCAATTTTGTAAATGTCCCAGTGTCACGCAGCTGTGTACTATGTCACGCTGCTATCCCCTGATGTATGCAATTCgtggtatttttttgtaagtaaaactaaggctacgattttgtcacagaggtcatGGAAATcctgaaaatcgtgaatttgaatgtAGTCTTGGACGCCTGAAAATAGATGTGAAACACATTTGATGaggcgcttcctttatttccgttaaaaaatgtactgaaaatactaatctgtgtaggtcagcgaatgagataacTGAGCGAGCAAGTATGTAAATGGGTGacagctaaaagaaaaacaattgtgagagctgttttctgtaaagaaagaACAACAATGCATCGGAGAACAGAAGTTTTCCAACTTAGAGGCTCTTTTTACAACATTCTATTTCTGAATCGTGGAAAACTCGAAATCCTGGttcactctaaagtaacatttaaacttgccagcagtcaaaagcaagtctttatattattggttctggtgtactatttaaatgctcttgtgtatgttgatgtagctaaacctacatttggacaactttccgtgaattcttgtttttttgccgcaccttgcctgtaaaacgaactaaaaagtactgcatcaaaatcatagccttataacaaactaattagaccaatgtctgactttattcatgttttcatcgtatagcacagattcatagaggtgtttcttgtgaagctttcatttcagttacaagttacaatatttaacctttacacaccagctgttagttaactttcacatttcttcaatgttattagcagtcagctccagtgaatatgtaatcttagtattgatgttacctgagaaataatcttttgtcgcacatcttcaggaatccaatcagctgtttgtatgtggaaccggacttcagcttgtgtgtttactagaacaaaatgtgaaaaatgtactagaacacaacagtagctgactctctataacctgtgatgttgttgcctgtctagttaactctgtggagaatgcttccccacaacagtgctcctgatcaccgtgtacattaaacatgcttgtgaatattttaacaaagacttccatttccatacctttattaacattctggcccccagggccactgcttcgacagtaggtaatggtgaggcgatctacacaaaaacaaaaggtgcacgtcagtaaacatgcttcacaataacatgctttataaaaagtagtaattcaatgcaacactattatgtcatagcagtgaaggatgggggattgtgatacagtctgaacgaagacaagcttttccaaactagtctggacttattacagtttttaaagctctggattcccggatccaagtcattgtaaacatattcggctgctttcacagcccgattaaaaccaatcttggactgtgtaatgttaccctgggaaaggtagtccaagattagtgctaattaaaacaatcgcagtagaaacgcttacacacacaaacaaaaaaaaaaaaaaaaaaaaaaaagcgaataataaaatgatgtatttattacagttacgtggccaaggcgtaaatatgggttccatggtgtaatgatTAGCACTCTGGAcgctgaatccagcgatccgagttcaaatctcggtgggaccttcgttttagtgcattattattcttaagttattaaaaagtgtttcatcgaactgacgtttctcagTTCGTTAAATACTgttaaattcactgcaaagttgtgggatggcaccttttagccataaaatctaaagtataaaaccctcagaaatacttttatttgcttttgtctgcttttgcaacctgtactgaaaaatccaaggtgaccgtaaaaagcttgcagagtacagtacaggtaaaaaggtaaagcgttaataatttttttttgggttgcctttcattctgtatttagcgatagtcaggcacacaaatatgaacaagaacgataggttgcggatgcaaccccggttccctgaaagagaaaataaccatcaacatgagatattgccgtcaggcagcaccggtaggctgagcttttatagcaaagctgccgataggcccccacgccagctgcagtgtaagcccgcccccctgggagcttacttaactgcgcgcgcggggatgcacttcctcttttgctcttcaggccgtgaaggcctccagagcgacctcgcagcttgatggttattttctctttcagggaaccggggttgcatccgcaacctatcgttccctttcaagtcgaaaataaccatcaacatgggatacagtgaaccctagctgtcgcgagggaggattctcggcagtaggacagacttacgtcataacgcaactgcgtaggcagtacatctaggcatatgcggagctgcgcctcagcgtctatgctcgtaatgacacctgtcttaaaggtggaacagtcaacaccatgctatcaaccactctatacgtccgcatcctgaggcgtcgtagagtgtaaa from Acipenser ruthenus unplaced genomic scaffold, fAciRut3.2 maternal haplotype, whole genome shotgun sequence encodes:
- the LOC131731554 gene encoding large ribosomal subunit protein mL62-like, which encodes MPRLTITYCRSSGPGGQNVNKVNTQAEVRFHIQTADWIPEDVRQKIISQHTNRINRSGELIVTSEVSRYQMRNLSDCLQKIRDMIAAASVKHRQPSQEDVALRRYRMDKMNRERLQQKKMHTAVKRSRREEFD